One genomic region from Candidatus Marinimicrobia bacterium CG08_land_8_20_14_0_20_45_22 encodes:
- a CDS encoding sigma-54-dependent Fis family transcriptional regulator: MIKNTIRLLLIEDEAFDVRRIQNTLKPYERIIISDIVSSGGDALKLIAQNDYDVVVMDFQIAGGIMGEELIREIRKLNATVQIIAITKMTIYQTNFDFANRLIRAGAFWFCTKYPVDIENFIYQPTDFILSIVNAYEKRRLEIDREHSKNKLSRTVSDILSRKVIIGVSSAIQELREQIRKYADANANVLIYGKSGTGKELVATNIHYLSSRKLENFVPINCGGIPRELIESELFGFEKGSFTGAQDSRSGLFEQANNGTIFLDEVSEFPLSAQSKLLRVLQDGQIEKIGRKQRYEVDVRVISATNKDLEKMVSDKEFREDLFYRLNVLQIYVPTLQERPEDIPVLADHYLRRYCHGLGRAVPEFEPGVMDVLTDFSWPGNVRQLQNTLQRMIFLSSEESISKKTVLVSIGAKNFQPDMRVTYRFDKNQILPLTEIERQFRKNYMQFVRENSKTDAEAAKKLGLAPPNYYRISKELGMK, from the coding sequence ATGATTAAAAATACCATCCGCCTGCTGTTAATCGAAGACGAAGCGTTTGATGTGCGGCGGATACAAAACACGCTCAAACCGTACGAGAGAATCATCATTTCGGATATCGTTTCCAGCGGGGGCGACGCGCTGAAACTGATCGCTCAAAATGATTATGATGTTGTGGTGATGGATTTTCAGATCGCGGGCGGCATTATGGGTGAGGAATTGATTCGGGAAATCCGGAAACTTAACGCCACGGTTCAGATTATCGCCATCACCAAGATGACGATTTACCAGACCAATTTTGACTTTGCGAACCGGCTAATCCGCGCTGGAGCATTTTGGTTTTGCACGAAGTATCCGGTCGATATTGAAAATTTTATCTATCAGCCGACGGACTTCATCCTGAGCATTGTCAATGCTTACGAAAAACGCCGGTTGGAAATCGACCGGGAACACTCGAAAAACAAGTTGAGTCGGACGGTCAGCGATATTTTATCGCGGAAAGTCATCATTGGTGTATCATCGGCAATTCAGGAACTTCGGGAGCAGATACGCAAATACGCCGATGCCAATGCAAATGTGTTGATCTACGGAAAATCCGGAACGGGTAAGGAACTTGTGGCGACGAATATTCACTATTTAAGCAGTCGCAAACTCGAGAACTTTGTGCCAATTAACTGCGGTGGCATTCCGCGTGAACTGATCGAAAGTGAATTGTTCGGATTCGAGAAAGGATCATTTACCGGTGCGCAAGACAGTCGGTCGGGTCTTTTTGAACAGGCGAACAATGGAACGATTTTTTTAGATGAAGTCAGTGAGTTCCCGCTCTCGGCGCAGTCAAAACTTCTGCGCGTTTTGCAGGACGGACAAATTGAAAAGATCGGTAGAAAACAACGTTACGAGGTCGATGTCCGCGTCATTTCCGCCACGAATAAAGACCTTGAGAAAATGGTCAGCGACAAGGAATTTCGCGAAGACCTTTTTTATCGGTTGAACGTACTTCAAATTTACGTCCCAACGCTTCAGGAACGACCGGAAGATATTCCGGTTCTCGCCGACCATTATCTCCGGCGGTACTGCCACGGTTTGGGGCGAGCGGTTCCGGAATTTGAGCCCGGTGTGATGGATGTGCTGACCGATTTTTCGTGGCCGGGAAACGTCCGGCAACTTCAGAATACGCTTCAACGTATGATTTTTCTCAGTAGCGAAGAATCTATCTCGAAGAAAACGGTATTGGTATCAATCGGTGCAAAAAATTTCCAACCGGATATGCGGGTAACCTATCGGTTTGATAAAAATCAAATCTTGCCGCTGACAGAAAT
- a CDS encoding electron transfer flavoprotein subunit beta — protein sequence MNIIVPIKQVPETSNVKMDAVTGTMVREGVESIINPLDLYAIEAAIQIRDTQGGMSTVLSMGPPKAELAIKEAIAMGCDTGILLSNKAFAGADTWATSYVISQAIRKLGNFDLILCGERATDGDTGQVGPGIAAWLDIPFATYISAIVEIRPESLIVERMVESGYETLEIALPCLLTVVKELNYPRLPTLRGNLRAKKMILEVWGPTEIDALTENLGLQGSPTRVVKISTPQVARNGEVVQPKDEHEIEIAVDGLINYLQSKEII from the coding sequence GTGAATATTATTGTGCCGATCAAGCAGGTTCCGGAAACCAGCAACGTGAAAATGGATGCCGTCACCGGAACAATGGTGCGCGAAGGTGTCGAGTCGATTATCAACCCGCTCGATCTATACGCTATCGAAGCGGCTATCCAAATCCGCGATACACAAGGCGGAATGTCAACCGTGTTATCGATGGGCCCTCCGAAAGCGGAACTGGCAATTAAAGAAGCCATCGCCATGGGTTGCGATACCGGCATTTTACTGAGCAATAAAGCCTTTGCGGGAGCCGATACGTGGGCAACTTCTTACGTCATTTCTCAAGCGATCCGGAAACTTGGAAATTTTGACCTGATTCTCTGCGGCGAACGCGCCACCGACGGCGACACCGGTCAAGTCGGTCCAGGAATCGCCGCATGGTTAGACATTCCATTCGCAACATACATCAGCGCCATCGTTGAAATTCGTCCGGAAAGTCTCATCGTCGAACGTATGGTCGAATCCGGCTACGAAACGCTGGAAATCGCGCTTCCCTGCTTGCTCACCGTCGTCAAGGAACTGAATTATCCCCGACTACCGACTCTGCGCGGCAACCTGAGAGCGAAGAAAATGATATTAGAAGTCTGGGGCCCGACCGAAATTGATGCATTGACGGAAAATCTCGGTCTTCAAGGTTCACCGACCCGTGTTGTTAAAATCTCGACCCCGCAGGTTGCACGGAACGGCGAAGTCGTCCAGCCGAAAGACGAGCACGAGATCGAAATCGCCGTCGATGGGCTCATCAATTATCTCCAATCCAAAGAAATCATTTAA
- a CDS encoding FAD-binding oxidoreductase: MSHYTYNLINPPIVDELKSIVGAKYVIFGEPDKMEPYSHDEVAEKHYAHMPEAVVKPRTAEEISKIMKLANRENIPVTPRGAGSGLSGGAVPLHGGISLSLERMNEILEIDKENLVVVVEPGVVTNEINEKLKAYGLFFAGYPMSVESCFIGGNVAENAGGGRAVKYGVTDRYIIGLEVVTPEGEIIHLGGKLSKNVVGYDFIKLMVGSEGTLGIFTKIYIKLLPLPTEKIDLLVMFKDAESAIRIVPTIMTMGHVIPTSIEFMDKLSFQTSYK; the protein is encoded by the coding sequence ATGTCTCATTACACGTATAATTTGATCAATCCACCAATCGTTGATGAACTCAAATCCATTGTCGGCGCGAAGTACGTCATCTTCGGCGAACCAGATAAAATGGAACCCTATTCACATGACGAAGTCGCCGAAAAGCATTACGCGCACATGCCGGAAGCCGTCGTCAAGCCACGAACTGCTGAGGAAATCTCCAAAATCATGAAGTTGGCGAACCGTGAAAATATCCCGGTCACGCCGCGCGGCGCGGGAAGCGGACTTTCGGGCGGCGCGGTGCCGCTCCACGGTGGGATTTCTCTCTCGCTGGAACGCATGAACGAAATCTTGGAAATAGACAAGGAAAATCTTGTCGTCGTCGTGGAACCGGGCGTCGTGACGAACGAAATCAACGAGAAACTGAAAGCCTACGGATTGTTCTTCGCCGGCTACCCCATGAGCGTCGAGAGTTGCTTCATCGGCGGAAATGTCGCCGAAAATGCGGGCGGCGGACGCGCGGTCAAATATGGCGTCACCGATCGTTACATCATCGGTCTTGAAGTCGTCACGCCCGAAGGTGAAATTATACATCTCGGCGGTAAATTGTCGAAAAACGTCGTCGGTTACGACTTTATTAAACTGATGGTCGGTTCGGAAGGCACACTCGGAATCTTCACCAAGATTTACATCAAACTGCTTCCGCTTCCAACGGAAAAGATCGATCTGCTCGTCATGTTCAAAGACGCCGAATCCGCTATTCGCATCGTCCCGACGATCATGACGATGGGACACGTCATCCCAACTTCCATCGAGTTCATGGACAAACTCTCGTTCCAGACTTCGTACAAAT
- a CDS encoding electron transfer flavoprotein subunit alpha gives MSYTDVWILGEQEDGKVKLVSYELLKRGRALADKRGVKLVAIMLGKQINTEGLQELIHRGADRVIVVESPSLEHFLPEPYVNTFLCLIQRYQPEILIASATTTGRTVMPALAVKCNTGLTADCTDLDIENGTGCLIQTRPAIGGNILATIKTPTCRPEMATVRPHSNKPLPADTTHTGEIIYESIDPNLLKSRVKRLGFKANIEEGGSIQDAEIIIAGGKGFKKSDNFQMIHELAGIFGAAVGASRDAVDLGWATYPHQVGLSGKTVSPKLYIAIAISGSVQHLAGIKTAENIIAINSDPDAQIFQVANYGIAADLFEILPVLIGKLKALKQQKSL, from the coding sequence ATGTCATATACAGATGTTTGGATTCTCGGCGAACAGGAAGATGGCAAAGTCAAACTCGTTTCGTACGAACTCCTAAAGCGCGGACGCGCGTTGGCGGATAAACGCGGCGTCAAACTCGTCGCGATCATGCTCGGCAAACAAATTAACACAGAAGGTTTGCAGGAATTGATCCACCGGGGAGCCGACCGTGTTATCGTCGTCGAAAGTCCCTCGCTGGAGCACTTTCTTCCGGAACCCTATGTAAACACTTTTCTTTGTTTAATCCAACGATATCAACCTGAAATTCTGATTGCCAGCGCCACAACGACGGGACGAACCGTCATGCCCGCGCTCGCCGTCAAATGCAATACCGGATTAACTGCGGACTGCACCGATCTTGACATCGAAAACGGAACCGGTTGTCTCATCCAGACGCGCCCGGCGATCGGCGGAAACATTTTGGCAACAATCAAAACGCCAACGTGCCGACCAGAAATGGCAACGGTTCGCCCGCACTCGAATAAACCACTTCCGGCAGATACCACTCACACCGGCGAAATTATTTACGAAAGTATCGATCCAAATCTGCTGAAGAGCCGCGTCAAACGACTTGGCTTCAAAGCGAATATTGAAGAAGGCGGAAGCATTCAGGATGCTGAAATCATTATCGCCGGCGGAAAAGGCTTCAAGAAAAGTGACAATTTCCAAATGATTCACGAACTCGCCGGCATTTTCGGCGCCGCAGTTGGCGCCTCGCGCGACGCGGTTGATCTCGGCTGGGCAACCTATCCACATCAAGTTGGATTGAGCGGCAAAACCGTCAGTCCGAAACTCTATATCGCCATCGCGATTTCCGGTTCGGTCCAACATCTCGCGGGAATCAAAACTGCGGAAAATATCATTGCCATTAACAGTGATCCGGATGCGCAAATTTTTCAGGTCGCGAATTACGGAATCGCCGCCGACCTGTTTGAAATTTTGCCGGTTCTCATCGGCAAACTGAAAGCATTGAAACAACAAAAGTCTCTTTAG
- a CDS encoding histidine kinase codes for MNRVLNRLQRYRFEVRHFIIFFIVLATFQLFLSYLHKVSSRNLIEQSMSLYRKDSAVRLANLTTTSLELIVEQSLTNPVQTKANSRKIIQVFNIIMNQQTLQQNVDQLCVVFSFGGKPFIIDQGEELYALLFHDQIPDQKHKSVYAEAIRRYREAKDELLQTEQINCTWDNVQSFHVLVPFVLRGEFEGVVYMKISPDLSKIVREISTVYDETSIVFTALILFGLLAMFYITSYTVKERDHAQELLFKEREDQIKSDIEHQKEALFTKRIYHAHHKAEKIMGFIKEEIRNLSEMNISAFKHVATKYSNFISRVIYDMKWFEPPIHATRNPIFSTDINQVIHFLVEYVFQRVYEKNSACEFKLELDPALPPVQINEYVIWEILEPLIQNCVDHNQGQNVIITIQTKYEPSEERSTIHIRDNGKGIDSDLLAFNEESVRKIFLENTSTRENSINSGYGCYIAYELSVNRCGWSLDVQNAETGGAVVVITVPNG; via the coding sequence ATGAACCGCGTTCTGAACCGATTGCAACGTTACCGATTTGAAGTCCGGCATTTTATCATTTTCTTTATCGTTCTGGCAACATTCCAGCTTTTTCTTTCGTATCTGCATAAAGTTTCCAGCCGGAACCTCATTGAACAGAGCATGAGCCTATACCGGAAAGATTCGGCGGTTCGCCTCGCTAATCTGACGACGACGTCGCTCGAACTTATCGTCGAACAGAGTCTCACGAATCCCGTTCAAACCAAAGCCAATTCACGAAAAATCATTCAGGTGTTCAACATCATCATGAATCAACAGACGCTTCAGCAGAATGTGGACCAACTATGCGTCGTTTTCAGTTTCGGCGGGAAGCCGTTCATCATCGATCAGGGCGAAGAACTTTATGCATTGTTATTTCACGACCAGATTCCGGATCAGAAACATAAATCAGTCTATGCCGAAGCGATCCGGCGTTACAGGGAAGCGAAGGATGAATTATTGCAGACTGAGCAGATCAATTGTACTTGGGACAATGTTCAATCGTTTCATGTGTTGGTTCCTTTTGTGCTGAGAGGCGAATTCGAAGGTGTCGTTTATATGAAGATATCGCCCGACCTGAGCAAGATTGTCCGGGAAATTTCAACCGTTTATGACGAGACAAGCATCGTTTTCACTGCGTTGATTTTGTTTGGTTTGTTGGCAATGTTTTACATTACGTCCTACACCGTCAAAGAACGCGATCATGCACAGGAACTTCTGTTTAAGGAACGGGAAGATCAGATCAAGAGCGACATCGAACACCAGAAAGAGGCGCTCTTCACCAAACGTATTTATCACGCGCATCACAAAGCGGAAAAGATCATGGGATTTATTAAGGAGGAAATCCGAAACTTGTCGGAAATGAACATCTCCGCCTTCAAACATGTCGCCACGAAATACTCGAATTTTATCTCACGGGTCATCTATGATATGAAGTGGTTTGAACCGCCGATCCATGCGACACGCAACCCGATTTTCAGTACGGATATCAATCAGGTGATTCATTTTTTAGTCGAATACGTTTTCCAGCGCGTCTATGAAAAAAACAGTGCCTGTGAGTTCAAACTCGAACTCGATCCGGCGCTTCCGCCGGTTCAGATCAACGAATATGTGATCTGGGAAATTCTCGAACCGCTGATTCAGAACTGTGTCGATCATAATCAGGGGCAAAATGTCATCATTACAATTCAAACGAAATATGAGCCGTCGGAAGAGCGTTCAACGATTCATATTCGCGATAATGGAAAAGGAATCGACTCGGATCTACTCGCTTTCAATGAAGAAAGTGTCCGGAAAATTTTTCTGGAAAATACGTCAACCCGGGAGAATAGTATCAACTCCGGATACGGTTGTTACATTGCTTATGAATTGAGTGTCAATCGCTGTGGTTGGTCGTTAGACGTTCAAAATGCGGAAACAGGCGGCGCCGTTGTCGTCATTACCGTTCCAAATGGATAA
- a CDS encoding glucokinase produces MSGIKIVVGVDIGGTNTGFGLVEPSGKILAKGAMPTHAEQPAEDFFRRLFEEIDLLFRENPERFEVCGVGIGAPNANYYTGRIENPPNLSWKVVDVVAIVKKYLDVPVALTNDANAAALGEMQFGNARGMKNFVEITLGTGLGSGIIVNGELVYGHDGFAGEMGHLMIERDGRACGCGKRGCFEAYVSATGLARTAIELLVTETDKSSLRAIPTQQITSKSVYEAAISGDVIAQKAFEITGRLLGETLANTVEYLSPEAIFLFGGMAAAGDLIFKPAKEHMEKNLLPIFRNKVKILPSGLAENEAAILGAGALIWHELSKNV; encoded by the coding sequence ATGAGTGGAATCAAGATCGTAGTCGGCGTGGATATTGGAGGAACAAATACTGGATTCGGTCTGGTTGAGCCAAGCGGAAAAATACTTGCAAAAGGCGCGATGCCGACCCATGCGGAACAGCCTGCCGAAGACTTTTTTCGGAGGCTTTTTGAGGAAATTGATTTGCTCTTTCGTGAAAATCCCGAACGGTTCGAAGTGTGTGGTGTCGGAATCGGTGCTCCGAATGCCAATTACTATACTGGCAGGATTGAGAATCCACCGAATTTGAGTTGGAAAGTCGTCGATGTCGTTGCAATCGTGAAAAAATATTTAGACGTTCCGGTCGCTCTCACGAACGACGCCAATGCGGCGGCGCTTGGCGAAATGCAGTTCGGGAATGCGCGCGGCATGAAAAATTTTGTCGAGATCACACTTGGAACCGGTCTCGGAAGCGGAATCATTGTCAATGGCGAACTCGTCTATGGACACGACGGCTTTGCGGGTGAAATGGGACATCTGATGATCGAACGAGACGGTCGCGCCTGTGGTTGCGGCAAGCGCGGCTGTTTTGAAGCCTATGTGTCAGCAACGGGACTTGCAAGAACTGCCATCGAATTATTGGTAACGGAAACCGACAAAAGTTCGCTTAGGGCGATCCCAACTCAACAAATTACCTCAAAATCGGTCTATGAAGCCGCAATTTCCGGCGACGTGATCGCTCAAAAAGCATTTGAAATTACCGGTAGATTGCTTGGAGAAACGCTTGCTAACACCGTCGAATATCTCAGTCCGGAAGCGATTTTCCTGTTTGGAGGAATGGCGGCGGCTGGCGATTTGATCTTTAAACCGGCGAAGGAACACATGGAGAAAAACCTGTTGCCAATTTTCAGGAATAAGGTCAAAATCCTTCCTTCTGGGTTAGCGGAAAATGAAGCGGCGATTCTCGGAGCCGGGGCGCTGATCTGGCACGAACTGAGCAAAAACGTCTGA